A single window of Phaenicophaeus curvirostris isolate KB17595 chromosome 24, BPBGC_Pcur_1.0, whole genome shotgun sequence DNA harbors:
- the SLC16A1 gene encoding monocarboxylate transporter 1: MPPAIGGPVGYTPPEGGWGWAVVIGAFISIGFSYAFPKSITVFFKEIEVIFSASSSKVSWISSIMLAVMYAGGPISSILVNKYGSRPIMIAGGCLSGCGLIAASFCNTVEELYFCVGVVGGLGLAFNLNPALTMIGKYFFKKRPLANGLAMAGSPVFLSTLAPINQLFFGIFGWRGSFLILGGLLLNCCVAGSLMRPIGPKPDQLKKEANKEVLQEAGKVVKKDDGDTSTDLMGGKAKKEKTTLFQTINKFLDLSLFTHRGFLLYLSGNVIMFFGLFTPLVFLSNYAKSKKIANESAAFLLSILAFVDMVARPSMGLVANTKWIRPRVQYFFAVSVIYNGVCHLLAPMSTTYAGFCIYAGFFGFAFGWLSSVLFETLMDLVGAQRFSSAVGLVTIVECCPVLLGPPLLGKLNDMYGDYKYTYWACGIILIVSGIYLFIGMGINYRLVAKEQKAEEKARKEGKEEETNVDEAEKQKEANNDVAPSPQKSAEDGVKEEESHM; the protein is encoded by the exons ATGCCGCCGGCCATCGGAGGCCCTGTGGGCTACACCCCTCCTgaaggaggatggggatgggccGTGGTCATCGGAGCCTTCATCTCTATCGGGTTCTCCTACGCCTTCCCCAAATCCATCACAGTGTTCTTCAAAGAGATCGAGGTCATCTTCAGTGCGAGCAGCAGCAAagtctcctggatctcctccatCATGCTGGCTGTTATGTACGCAGGAG GTCCCATCAGCAGCatcctggtgaacaagtacggCAGCCGGCCCATCATGATCGCGGGCGGCTGCCTCTCCGGCTGTGGGCTGATCGCTGCATCCTTCTGCAACACCGTGGAGGAGCTCTACTTCTGCGTGGGGGTTGTAGGGG gcctTGGACTCGCCTTTAACTTGAACCCAGCCTTAACCATGATCGGCAAGTACTTCTTCAAGAAGCGTCCCCTGGCCAATGGGCTGGCGATGGCCGGCAGCCCTGTCTTCCTCTCCACCCTGGCACCGATCAACCAGCTCTTCTTCGGCATCTTTGGTTGGCGTGGCAGCTTCCTCATCCTCGGCGGCCTCTTGCTGAACTGCTGTGTTGCTGGATCCCTGATGCGGCCCATCGGCCCCAAACCAGATCAGCTGAAGAAAGAGGCCAACAAGGAGGTGCTGCAAGAAGCGGGGAAGGTGGTGAAAAAGGACGACGGGGATACCAGCACAGACCTCATGGGTGGGAAGGCCAAGAAAGAGAAGACCACGCTTTTCCAGACGATCAACAAGTTCTTGGACCTGTCGCTGTTCACGCACCGGGGCTTCCTGCTCTATCTCTCGGGCAATGTGATCATGTTCTTTGGCCTCTTCACTCCCTTGGTTTTCCTCAGCAATTATGCGAAGAGCAAGAAGATTGCTAATGAGTCTGCGGccttcctgctctccatccTGGCCTTTGTAGACATGGTGGCCAGACCTTCCATGGGACTGGTGGCAAACACCAAGTGGATCAGACCCAGAGTCCAGTATTTCTTTGCTGTCTCTGTCATTTACAACGGGGTGTGCCACCTCCTGGCTCCCATGTCCACCACCTACGCCGGCTTCTGCATTTACGCTGGCTTCTTTGGCTTTGCCTTTGGCTGGCTGAGCTCAGTCCTGTTTGAGACCCTGATGGACCTGGTGGGAGCACAGCGTTTCTCCAGCGCTGTTGGCCTGGTGACCATTGTGGAgtgctgccctgtgctgctgggaccccctcTGCTAG GGAAACTCAATGACATGTACGGTGACTACAAGTACACGTACTGGGCCTGCGGGATCATCCTCATCGTCTCTGGGATCTACCTCTTCATCGGCATGGGCATCAACTACCGCCTGGTGGCAAAGGAGCAGAAGGCGGAGGAGAAGgcgaggaaggaagggaaagaggaggagaccAACGTGGATgaggcagagaagcagaaagaggcGAACAACGATGTGGCCCCCTCGCCTCAGAAGAGCGCAGAGGACGGCGTCAAAGAGGAGGAGAGCCACATGTGA